The proteins below come from a single Comamonas antarctica genomic window:
- a CDS encoding lipocalin family protein, whose product MPRNHQCRLLTLDDLRSRLDRDHAPVPARSHGKAVALAVGVGAIGYLAWMALRTPPRPASVQPVGNFDVTRYLGRWYEVARIDQRFEKGLVRTRAEYTLGANGSMHVVNRGFDPRRNRWDEARGKAQFVGSSSEAALKVSFFGPFYGGYNVVALDEQYRWAMVVGSSLDYFWILSRTPVLPAGVRQHLLAQAQQIGIDLERIHWVMQDGANPTGG is encoded by the coding sequence ATGCCCCGTAACCACCAATGCCGCCTGCTGACCCTGGACGACCTGCGCAGCCGGCTGGACCGCGACCATGCACCTGTACCTGCCAGAAGCCATGGCAAGGCCGTGGCGCTTGCCGTAGGTGTGGGCGCCATCGGCTATCTCGCCTGGATGGCCCTGCGCACGCCGCCGCGGCCCGCTTCGGTGCAGCCGGTCGGCAATTTCGATGTGACCCGCTATCTGGGTCGCTGGTATGAGGTGGCCCGCATCGACCAGCGTTTCGAGAAGGGCCTGGTGCGCACGCGTGCCGAATACACGCTGGGCGCCAACGGCAGCATGCATGTCGTGAACCGCGGTTTCGACCCGCGCCGCAACCGCTGGGACGAAGCCCGCGGCAAGGCGCAGTTCGTCGGCAGCAGCAGCGAGGCGGCTTTGAAGGTGTCGTTCTTCGGCCCGTTCTATGGCGGCTACAACGTCGTCGCACTCGACGAACAGTACCGCTGGGCCATGGTGGTCGGCTCCAGCCTCGACTATTTCTGGATCCTCTCGCGCACCCCGGTGCTGCCCGCGGGGGTGCGCCAGCACCTGCTGGCGCAGGCGCAGCAGATCGGCATCGATCTCGAACGCATCCACTGGGTGATGCAGGACGGCGCCAACCCCACGGGCGGCTAA
- a CDS encoding MerR family transcriptional regulator → MTSAPSPFFTPCEVLDSAALDLAELAHACRQPKEWVVQRVREDVLQIDTDAGTGNAGWRFSSRMLLRARRIAHLEDAYDADPQLAALAADLMEEVAALRQLLGQRGPHSP, encoded by the coding sequence ATGACTTCGGCCCCCTCCCCTTTCTTCACCCCCTGCGAAGTGCTGGATTCGGCGGCACTGGACCTGGCCGAGCTGGCCCATGCCTGCCGGCAGCCAAAGGAATGGGTGGTGCAGCGTGTGCGCGAAGACGTGCTGCAGATCGATACCGATGCGGGCACCGGCAATGCCGGCTGGCGTTTCAGCAGCCGCATGCTGCTGCGCGCGCGGCGCATTGCCCATCTCGAAGATGCCTACGATGCCGATCCGCAACTGGCGGCGCTGGCGGCAGACCTGATGGAGGAAGTGGCGGCCTTGCGTCAGCTGCTGGGCCAACGCGGCCCGCATTCACCCTGA
- a CDS encoding lipocalin family protein — MPAAFSLPSQLPRHWLLTWLLCSLVLACSFGAHTHSAARAVEVVQNFDVSRYAGPWYVLARMDNPTERGLIQTGVYHRSNADGSLSMVQRGLDTSSGQWTKRESLALPARSPHEGAMKLSPQGAFPSDYNIVAIDADYRWAVVLGSSAARSWVLSRTPTLDAQARSNLLQQARAAGVNTDKLLWVPQERAPMPLL, encoded by the coding sequence ATGCCTGCTGCCTTTTCCCTCCCAAGCCAGCTGCCACGCCACTGGCTGCTGACATGGCTGCTGTGCAGCCTGGTACTGGCATGCAGCTTCGGCGCGCATACGCACTCCGCAGCGCGCGCGGTGGAAGTGGTCCAGAACTTCGATGTCTCCCGGTATGCCGGGCCCTGGTATGTCCTCGCGCGCATGGACAACCCCACGGAGCGCGGCCTGATCCAGACCGGCGTGTATCACCGCAGCAATGCGGACGGCTCGCTGAGCATGGTGCAGCGCGGCCTCGACACCTCGAGCGGGCAATGGACCAAGCGCGAAAGCCTGGCGCTGCCGGCGCGCTCGCCGCACGAAGGCGCGATGAAGCTCTCGCCGCAAGGCGCCTTTCCCAGCGACTACAACATCGTTGCCATTGACGCCGACTACCGCTGGGCGGTGGTGTTGGGCTCGAGCGCCGCACGCTCGTGGGTGCTTTCGCGCACGCCCACGCTCGACGCACAGGCCCGCAGCAACCTGCTCCAGCAGGCACGCGCGGCGGGCGTCAATACCGACAAGCTGCTGTGGGTGCCGCAGGAACGCGCGCCCATGCCTTTGCTTTGA
- the leuD gene encoding 3-isopropylmalate dehydratase small subunit — MTQDSTGAQAGNAMVRGHAARLDIANLDTDQIMPKQFLRGIDKAGLDQGLLYDLRYDAQGVKRPDFVLNRAGFADVDVLLAGANYGCGSSREHAVWGMQQFGFKAVVAESFGEIFYSNAMNNRLLLAMVSPEDARIFHAEAAALEARGLPLALEIDVAGMTVRSAGHQAAFSISPRHQQMFLQGQDWIAASMAHAPQIAAFAHAHWQRQPWVRDVAARVRSRLD, encoded by the coding sequence ATGACACAGGACAGCACCGGCGCACAAGCCGGCAACGCCATGGTGCGCGGCCACGCGGCCCGCCTCGACATCGCCAATCTCGACACCGACCAGATCATGCCCAAGCAGTTCCTGCGCGGCATCGACAAGGCCGGCCTCGACCAGGGGCTGCTGTATGACCTGCGCTACGACGCGCAGGGCGTCAAGCGCCCGGACTTCGTGCTCAACCGCGCGGGTTTCGCCGATGTCGATGTGCTGCTTGCGGGCGCCAACTATGGCTGCGGCTCGAGCCGGGAGCACGCGGTATGGGGCATGCAACAGTTCGGCTTCAAGGCGGTGGTGGCCGAAAGCTTTGGCGAGATCTTCTATTCGAACGCCATGAACAACCGCTTGCTGCTGGCCATGGTGTCGCCCGAGGATGCGCGCATCTTCCATGCCGAGGCAGCCGCGTTGGAAGCACGGGGCCTGCCGCTGGCCCTGGAAATCGATGTCGCCGGCATGACGGTGCGCAGCGCCGGCCACCAGGCAGCGTTCTCGATATCGCCGCGCCACCAGCAGATGTTCCTGCAGGGCCAGGACTGGATTGCGGCATCGATGGCCCATGCGCCGCAGATCGCGGCATTCGCGCATGCGCACTGGCAGCGCCAGCCCTGGGTCCGCGACGTCGCGGCCCGGGTGCGCAGCCGGCTGGATTAG
- a CDS encoding tripartite tricarboxylate transporter substrate binding protein gives MRPTPSHFSWSRRAALAAAVALAGLSAHAQPAYPAKPIKLVVPYAPGGSVDIAARLMSEEWAKALGTTMYIENKGGAGGNIGVDQVAKAAADGYTVGIQSVSLAINPSLTARMPYDTLKDLAPIGMVASSQHVLVVGNAVPARNVKELVALLRANPGKYSYGSAGAGSTFHMSAELFKAVADAPVTHIPYRGGGPALLDTMSGQVALSFPVLAAAKPHVQGGKLRALGVTGAQRSALLPDVPTIAEAGVPGYQFETWFMVFAPAGTPAPVLEQLNAALNKALAHPPLKERMAREGFDAVPSTAGAAKQRLQQELGQWAELIKTRGITGE, from the coding sequence ATGCGACCCACCCCTTCCCACTTCTCATGGTCGCGGCGCGCTGCGCTGGCGGCCGCCGTCGCGTTGGCCGGCTTGTCGGCGCACGCACAGCCAGCCTATCCGGCGAAGCCAATCAAACTGGTCGTGCCCTACGCTCCCGGCGGCAGCGTCGACATTGCCGCGCGGCTGATGTCGGAGGAGTGGGCCAAGGCGCTGGGCACGACCATGTACATCGAGAACAAGGGCGGGGCCGGCGGCAATATCGGCGTCGACCAGGTGGCCAAGGCAGCGGCCGACGGCTACACCGTGGGCATCCAGTCGGTCTCGCTGGCCATCAATCCGTCATTGACGGCGCGCATGCCTTACGACACGCTCAAGGACCTCGCGCCCATTGGCATGGTGGCGAGTTCGCAGCATGTGCTGGTGGTCGGCAATGCCGTGCCGGCGCGCAACGTCAAGGAACTCGTGGCCTTGCTGCGTGCCAATCCGGGCAAATATTCGTATGGCTCGGCGGGTGCGGGCAGCACCTTCCACATGTCGGCCGAGCTGTTCAAGGCCGTGGCGGATGCGCCGGTGACGCATATTCCCTATCGCGGCGGCGGGCCGGCGCTGCTGGACACCATGTCGGGCCAGGTGGCGCTGAGCTTTCCGGTGCTGGCTGCGGCGAAGCCGCATGTGCAGGGCGGCAAGCTGCGCGCCCTGGGCGTGACGGGCGCGCAACGTTCGGCCTTGCTGCCGGATGTGCCGACCATTGCCGAAGCGGGCGTGCCAGGCTATCAGTTCGAGACCTGGTTCATGGTGTTCGCGCCCGCGGGCACGCCGGCGCCGGTGCTCGAACAGCTCAACGCGGCGCTGAACAAGGCGCTCGCGCATCCGCCGCTCAAGGAGCGCATGGCGCGCGAGGGCTTCGATGCCGTGCCATCGACCGCTGGCGCCGCGAAGCAGCGGCTGCAACAGGAACTGGGCCAGTGGGCCGAGTTGATCAAGACCCGGGGCATTACCGGCGAGTGA
- a CDS encoding alpha/beta fold hydrolase — translation MHAQELMAGLRAQRIAVDEGVELHAWVGGQGPALLLVHGHPQTSAIWHRVVPTLAQHFTLVVADLRGYGDSSKPRGAPDHANYSKRVLARDLLRLMQQLGHARFSVLAHDRGARVAHRLAMDHAGAVERLVLLDIAPTLSMYEQTSEDFARAYWHWFFLIQAAPLPERLIEADPGAYVRDVMGGRSAGLAPFDARALAEYARCLALPGAAHGLCEDYRASAGIDLAHEREDRAEGRRLAMPLLVLWGEQGVVHRCFQPLQEWQRLADDVRGWPLPCGHYIAEEAPRALLDAALPFLQGEGA, via the coding sequence ATGCATGCACAAGAGTTGATGGCCGGATTGCGCGCGCAGCGCATCGCGGTGGATGAGGGGGTGGAACTCCACGCCTGGGTAGGAGGGCAGGGGCCGGCGCTGCTGCTGGTGCACGGGCACCCGCAGACCAGCGCCATCTGGCACCGCGTCGTGCCCACGCTGGCGCAGCACTTCACGCTGGTGGTGGCCGATCTGCGCGGCTATGGCGACTCGTCCAAGCCGCGCGGGGCGCCCGACCATGCCAACTACAGCAAGCGCGTGCTGGCGCGCGACCTGCTGCGGCTGATGCAGCAGCTGGGCCATGCCCGCTTCAGCGTGCTGGCGCACGACCGCGGCGCGCGCGTGGCACACCGGCTGGCCATGGACCATGCCGGCGCCGTCGAACGTCTGGTGCTGCTGGACATCGCACCCACGCTGTCGATGTACGAGCAGACCAGCGAAGACTTCGCGCGCGCCTACTGGCACTGGTTCTTCCTGATCCAGGCCGCGCCGCTGCCCGAGCGCCTGATCGAGGCCGACCCTGGCGCCTATGTGCGCGACGTGATGGGCGGGCGCAGCGCGGGGCTTGCGCCTTTCGATGCGCGCGCGCTGGCCGAATACGCCCGCTGCCTGGCGTTGCCGGGCGCGGCGCATGGGCTGTGCGAGGATTACCGCGCCTCGGCCGGCATCGACCTGGCGCATGAGCGCGAAGACCGCGCCGAGGGCCGGCGCCTGGCCATGCCGCTGCTGGTGCTGTGGGGCGAGCAGGGGGTGGTGCACCGCTGCTTCCAGCCGCTGCAGGAATGGCAGCGGCTTGCCGATGACGTGCGCGGCTGGCCATTGCCGTGCGGGCATTACATCGCGGAAGAGGCGCCCCGGGCCCTGCTCGATGCGGCCTTGCCGTTCCTGCAAGGAGAAGGCGCATGA
- the leuC gene encoding 3-isopropylmalate dehydratase large subunit, producing the protein MTAATLYRKLVDSHTVAVLDAQNVLLFCDLHLMNEYTSPQAFAGLHAAGRGVPMPGQNVAVVSHIIPTHPVRQRVIQDPPSALQASNLRANCERHGIALFDTNDRWQGIEHVVAPEHGMIRPGMVVICGDSHTTTYGALGALGFGIGTSEVEHVLATQTLVYRLAQDMRIRVDGRLPRGTTAKDLILMIISRIGAQGARGFAVEFCGTAIDALSVEARFTLCNMAVEAGARGALIAPDEKALAYVLERAPDIAGETRAAALAHWSGLHSDADARFDVEHRFNAEEVAPFVTWGTSPDQAVAVDGLVPDPQALAEGVARTSAQQALRYTALAAGQPLQGLAVDHVFIGSCTNARIEDLREVDRIVGNRRVAAGVRAMVVPGSGAVKAQAEAEGIAERLLAAGFEWRQPGCSMCLAMNDDVLAPGQRCASTTNRNFEGRQGRGAITHLMSPAMAAAAAINGHITDVRAWKDIQ; encoded by the coding sequence ATGACCGCGGCAACGCTGTACCGCAAGCTGGTCGACTCGCATACCGTGGCGGTGCTCGACGCGCAGAACGTGCTGCTGTTTTGCGACCTGCACCTGATGAACGAATACACCAGCCCGCAGGCCTTTGCCGGTCTGCATGCGGCGGGGCGCGGCGTGCCCATGCCGGGGCAGAACGTGGCGGTGGTGAGCCACATCATTCCCACGCACCCGGTGCGCCAGCGTGTCATCCAGGACCCGCCTTCGGCGCTGCAGGCCAGCAATCTGCGCGCCAACTGCGAGCGCCACGGCATCGCGCTGTTCGACACCAACGACCGCTGGCAGGGCATCGAGCATGTGGTCGCGCCCGAGCACGGCATGATCCGCCCCGGCATGGTGGTGATCTGCGGCGACAGCCACACCACGACCTACGGCGCGCTCGGTGCGCTGGGCTTCGGCATCGGCACTTCGGAAGTCGAGCATGTGCTGGCCACGCAGACCCTGGTCTACCGGCTGGCGCAGGACATGCGCATCCGCGTCGACGGCCGGCTGCCGCGCGGCACCACGGCCAAGGACCTGATCCTGATGATCATCAGCCGCATCGGTGCCCAGGGCGCGCGCGGCTTCGCCGTGGAGTTCTGCGGCACGGCCATCGACGCGCTGTCGGTCGAGGCGCGCTTCACGCTGTGCAACATGGCCGTGGAAGCCGGCGCGCGCGGCGCGCTGATCGCGCCCGATGAAAAGGCGCTGGCCTATGTGCTCGAGCGCGCGCCCGACATCGCGGGCGAGACGCGCGCGGCAGCGCTGGCGCACTGGAGCGGGCTGCACAGCGATGCGGATGCGCGCTTCGATGTCGAGCATCGTTTCAATGCCGAGGAGGTCGCGCCTTTCGTCACCTGGGGCACGAGTCCCGACCAGGCGGTGGCCGTCGACGGCCTGGTGCCCGACCCGCAGGCGCTGGCCGAAGGCGTGGCGCGCACCAGCGCGCAGCAGGCGCTGCGCTATACCGCGCTGGCCGCGGGCCAGCCGCTGCAGGGCTTGGCCGTGGACCATGTGTTCATCGGCTCCTGCACCAATGCGCGCATCGAGGACCTGCGCGAGGTGGACCGCATCGTGGGCAACCGACGCGTCGCGGCCGGCGTGCGCGCCATGGTCGTGCCGGGCTCGGGCGCGGTCAAGGCCCAGGCCGAGGCCGAAGGCATCGCCGAGCGCCTGCTGGCCGCGGGCTTCGAATGGCGCCAGCCCGGCTGTTCGATGTGCCTGGCCATGAACGACGATGTGCTCGCGCCGGGCCAGCGCTGCGCCTCGACCACCAACCGCAATTTCGAAGGCCGCCAGGGGCGCGGCGCCATCACCCATCTGATGAGCCCGGCCATGGCGGCCGCGGCGGCGATCAACGGGCATATCACCGACGTGCGCGCATGGAAGGACATCCAATGA
- a CDS encoding ABC transporter ATP-binding protein, which yields MHILWSYLKPHSRLAWLALLLAAISQVLALVDPIIFGKIIDGYAVHPGDKTESELISGVLRLLALAVAVAIGSRLAKALQEYVTRLVVQKLGTQLFNDGLRQVMRLKYQEFAEMRTGETLSLLQKARADSERFINTFINTVFAAIVGICFLVWYSVTRHWALVPVFLIGVLVLGGLTGLLSREIRTQQRSIVRETHRNSGFITESLRNIELIKSLGLTFPEVRRLQAQTERIFALEMLKVKRIRLLSFLQGSTLSLLKLGILFALLWLIFRDVLSTGELIAMQFISVAIFAPLQELGNIIIAWREAEASLQNFAALMRKPIERRPAHPRRVGPLESLSFDQVEFQHQGADDKALDGVSFSAKLGDTIAFVGPSGSGKSTLIKLLVGLYTPQAGSICFNGIPTQQLRYNEVRRQIGFVTQETHLFAGTLRENMLFVKPDATDADILTAMEQASCLHLLERSPLGLDTPIGESGVRLSGGEKQRLSIARALVRDPRLLIFDEATSALDSLTEEQITATVRRVSQQSQRITLLIAHRLSTILHAQTIIVLERGRIAELGSHAELLERKGLYYAMWRQQIGERPSGRPLGALAPEEPPAPPADEDVILR from the coding sequence ATGCATATTCTCTGGTCCTATCTCAAACCCCACTCGCGGCTGGCCTGGCTGGCGCTGCTGCTGGCCGCCATCAGCCAGGTGCTGGCCCTGGTCGATCCCATCATCTTCGGCAAGATCATCGACGGCTATGCCGTGCATCCTGGCGACAAGACCGAAAGCGAACTGATTTCCGGCGTGCTGCGCCTGCTGGCCCTGGCGGTGGCCGTGGCGATCGGCTCGCGCCTGGCCAAGGCGTTGCAGGAATACGTGACGCGGCTGGTCGTGCAAAAGCTCGGCACGCAGCTGTTCAACGACGGCCTGCGCCAGGTGATGCGCCTCAAATACCAGGAATTCGCGGAGATGCGCACCGGCGAGACGCTGTCGCTGCTGCAAAAGGCGCGCGCCGACAGCGAGCGCTTCATCAACACCTTCATCAATACCGTGTTCGCGGCCATTGTCGGCATCTGCTTTCTGGTCTGGTACTCGGTCACGCGGCATTGGGCGCTGGTGCCGGTGTTCCTGATCGGCGTGCTGGTGCTCGGCGGACTCACCGGCCTGCTGAGCCGCGAGATCCGCACCCAGCAGCGCTCCATCGTGCGCGAGACGCACCGCAACTCGGGCTTCATCACCGAGTCGCTGCGCAATATCGAGCTGATCAAGAGCCTGGGGCTCACCTTCCCCGAAGTGCGCCGGCTGCAGGCGCAGACCGAGCGCATCTTTGCGCTCGAGATGCTCAAGGTCAAGCGCATCCGGCTGCTGTCCTTCCTGCAGGGCTCGACGCTGAGCCTGCTCAAGCTGGGCATCCTGTTCGCGCTGCTGTGGCTGATCTTCCGCGACGTGCTCAGCACCGGCGAGCTGATTGCCATGCAGTTCATCTCGGTGGCGATCTTCGCGCCGCTGCAGGAGCTGGGCAACATCATCATTGCCTGGCGCGAGGCCGAAGCCTCGCTGCAGAACTTCGCGGCGCTGATGCGCAAGCCGATAGAGCGGCGCCCGGCCCATCCGCGCCGCGTCGGGCCGCTCGAGAGCCTGAGCTTCGACCAGGTCGAGTTCCAGCACCAGGGCGCGGACGACAAGGCGCTCGACGGCGTGTCGTTCTCGGCCAAGCTGGGCGACACCATCGCGTTTGTCGGGCCGTCGGGTTCGGGCAAGTCGACGCTGATCAAGCTGCTGGTCGGCCTCTACACGCCGCAGGCCGGCAGCATCTGCTTCAACGGAATACCCACGCAGCAGCTGCGCTACAACGAGGTGCGGCGCCAGATCGGCTTCGTGACCCAGGAAACCCATCTCTTTGCCGGCACGCTGCGCGAGAACATGCTGTTCGTCAAACCCGATGCCACCGATGCCGACATCCTCACGGCGATGGAGCAGGCCTCGTGCCTGCACCTGCTCGAGCGCTCGCCGCTGGGGCTCGACACGCCGATCGGCGAATCGGGCGTGCGCCTGTCGGGCGGCGAAAAGCAGCGGCTGTCGATTGCGCGCGCGCTGGTGCGCGATCCGCGGCTGCTGATCTTCGACGAAGCCACATCCGCGCTGGACTCGCTGACCGAGGAGCAGATCACCGCCACCGTGCGCCGCGTGTCGCAGCAGTCGCAGCGCATCACGCTGCTGATTGCGCACCGGCTCTCGACCATCCTGCACGCGCAGACCATCATCGTGCTCGAACGCGGCCGCATTGCCGAATTGGGCAGCCACGCCGAACTGCTGGAGCGCAAGGGCCTGTACTACGCGATGTGGCGCCAGCAGATCGGCGAACGCCCGTCGGGCCGGCCGCTGGGCGCGCTCGCGCCCGAGGAGCCGCCCGCACCGCCCGCGGACGAAGACGTCATCCTGCGCTGA
- a CDS encoding DnaJ C-terminal domain-containing protein has product MDYKDYYKILGVERSASAQEIKKAYRRLARKHHPDMSKEADSVHRMAEINEANAVLSDPEKRAAYDELGTQGMRGGFQPPPHWDEEHTFHPGGGRGADSEDFSDFFDQLFGRSAFSRQSHARGQQPPDLKGRDQHAVIELDLEDSYRGTQRSIQVRSSALDAYGEPQETTRELQVTIPKGVKEGQLIRLAGHGGAGLGQGPAGDMLLEVRFRPDPRWYAKERDVYQHVPIAPWEAALGGPIEVQTLAGTLEVNVPAGWKKGRQLRLRGKGLPAKTPGDMYLLLEVALPPADDAASRQAYEAFAQAFPHFHARS; this is encoded by the coding sequence ATGGATTACAAGGACTATTACAAGATTCTGGGCGTCGAACGCTCGGCCAGCGCGCAGGAGATCAAGAAGGCCTACAGACGGCTGGCGCGCAAGCACCATCCCGACATGAGCAAGGAAGCCGATTCCGTGCATCGCATGGCCGAGATCAACGAGGCCAATGCCGTGCTGTCGGATCCCGAAAAACGCGCGGCCTACGACGAGTTGGGCACGCAAGGCATGCGCGGCGGGTTCCAGCCGCCGCCGCACTGGGACGAGGAGCACACGTTCCACCCGGGCGGCGGGCGCGGCGCGGACAGCGAGGACTTCAGCGACTTCTTCGACCAGCTGTTCGGGCGCAGCGCCTTTTCGCGCCAGTCCCACGCGCGCGGCCAGCAGCCCCCCGACCTCAAGGGCCGCGACCAGCATGCGGTGATCGAGCTGGACCTGGAGGACAGCTACCGGGGCACGCAGCGTTCGATCCAGGTGCGCAGCAGCGCGCTCGATGCCTACGGCGAACCGCAGGAAACGACACGCGAGCTGCAGGTCACCATTCCCAAGGGCGTCAAGGAAGGCCAACTGATACGCCTGGCGGGCCATGGCGGAGCCGGCCTGGGACAGGGACCCGCCGGCGACATGTTGCTCGAGGTGCGCTTTCGCCCGGACCCCCGCTGGTACGCCAAGGAGCGCGATGTATACCAGCACGTGCCGATCGCCCCCTGGGAAGCCGCATTGGGCGGGCCCATCGAGGTGCAGACGCTGGCCGGAACGCTGGAGGTGAACGTGCCGGCCGGCTGGAAGAAAGGCCGGCAGCTGCGTTTGCGCGGCAAGGGCCTGCCGGCCAAGACCCCGGGCGACATGTACCTGCTGCTTGAAGTCGCGCTGCCGCCGGCCGATGATGCCGCCAGCCGCCAGGCCTATGAGGCATTTGCCCAGGCCTTTCCCCACTTCCATGCACGATCCTGA